One genomic region from Clostridium saccharobutylicum DSM 13864 encodes:
- a CDS encoding TetR/AcrR family transcriptional regulator has translation MLRKERAILTKNKVFETAIELIRTKGYDNVTISEICEKAGVAKGTFYVHYKSKEDIIKESYYSDMSEFVLKNYKRLISEDNDMSIKDKIEKFLISEFEFTNYVGFEMTCRAYITNLTECISKETKHFEKRDFTKELKDLISEGIDQKVFDTNQTSEEIFLYLESFVRGFMASWCFSNSEFDIVKDGERYIKEILRKL, from the coding sequence ATGTTAAGAAAAGAAAGAGCTATTTTGACTAAAAATAAAGTTTTTGAGACTGCTATTGAATTAATAAGAACAAAGGGATATGACAATGTTACAATAAGCGAAATATGTGAAAAAGCAGGAGTTGCAAAGGGTACTTTTTATGTTCATTATAAATCTAAAGAAGATATTATAAAAGAAAGCTACTATTCAGATATGAGTGAATTTGTTTTGAAAAATTATAAAAGATTAATTTCAGAAGACAATGATATGAGCATAAAAGATAAAATCGAAAAGTTTCTTATATCAGAATTTGAGTTTACCAATTATGTTGGATTTGAAATGACATGTCGTGCTTATATAACTAATTTAACTGAATGTATATCAAAAGAGACTAAACATTTTGAAAAACGAGATTTCACAAAAGAATTAAAAGATTTGATTTCAGAAGGAATTGATCAAAAAGTTTTTGATACAAACCAAACAAGTGAAGAAATATTTTTATATCTAGAAAGCTTTGTAAGGGGATTTATGGCTTCTTGGTGTTTTTCAAATTCAGAATTTGATATTGTTAAAGATGGAGAAAGATATATTAAAGAAATTTTAAGAAAATTGTAG
- a CDS encoding Ig-like domain-containing protein translates to MKSKKLKKIIAIAIVSSITSTLMPVAASAEWLQNSTSNWSWTESGEKTTGWKQVEGTWYYFDNNGDMKTGWVQSADSKWYYLNSNGAMKTGWLQELDGKWYKLGSDGAMRTGWVQESDGNWYKLSTSGAMQTGWIQDSDNKWYFASSSGEMQTGVIQVDGKPYVLSQTGDMLVGTNVSTEGNIYTTDANGVIIQGNSSNRGIEFNKKGDPLAQGQGSGDGKQSTTTSNTQSSNTDTTTTKNNDNNSRHHNSSINITKINELNDINVANGTELSKINLPSNVTVKLDNDKEISVPVIWNEGNSNYNKNISGTYTFSGTLKLPSGIKNSSNLKATINVNVGAAGVTKKSLASIRSLPDANVNNGTSLHELSLPRNVRITLSDNTTTSAAVTWDEGTPTYDGSVSGTYTFIGQLALPDDITNPNNLTATVNVNVASANTGDREVLRVRPVSDINVNNGISLEDLDLPNRVHLTLGDNTTTSASVTWDEGTPTYDGSVAGTYIFSGELTLPEGITNPNNLKAIAQVNVASAEMEKSVIGINPIQDVNVSNGTSLDAANLPSDVIVRLDDNTTTSAAVTWDEGTPTYDESVAGTYIFSGELTLPEGITNPNNLKAIVQVNVAAADTQRSVVSVDTIPNITVNNGTSLDAANLPSDVIVRLDDNTTTSAAVTWNEGTPTYDGEAAGTYRFDGTLTLPEGITNPNNLKATANVIVANPMIATGMTVIVEPKTTPEDGRLMLTVTPEAEDANHKVYYRILDGQPTPMNVGAVINPTDWTELSDTLPHEISAENGMYVEVVEVTTDDNKVTKWGKSSETNDGYVAPTVPTAKVSNLAFTDTDVNANEMGGTLTWTAPTDESNVTSYAVYSSTDGTTKGEQIGRDVAVGTNQLVIPADTEYTPYVIVVAKNAVGEAECANYSSVRVTDVALTAPTVTVWDLTFTDADTDTNQIGGILRWTEPTDVSNVTSYAVYTSVDGRTKGGQIGEDVPVGTNQLVIPENTLYTPHIIVVTKNAAGESRFFTGILVRDLAPTVPTAKVSNLAFTDTDNDSRQMGGTLTWNAPTDESNVTGYAVYASTDGTTKGAQIGSDVSKGTNQLVISADTEYTPYIIVVAKNAIGEAVSSNYAKIGVTDVMPTAVKVSNDSVTGATAGDAKITGLISGRAYKITDNSTGISEYTKADGTLTADVSQESALGEGITEITGLTNGTTYKVEEIKVNSVAQLNDITVVNGTQLDSLELPNKVSITLSENRVIDAGITWDIASANYYGDIDGTYTFNGTIALPIGVINPSNFNTKVNVIVSKNITLNKTATANSWNLQVEEAPSKAFDGYTNTKWCSTKPGDNWLELDLGKSYEIGRWVVKHAHAGNEPATWNTSDFKLQKRSDDGLSWIDVDSVTGNTADITDRNVNPFTARYVRLYVTNPVQPGEWAVARIDEFELYKDQNPTVPTVKVSNLAFTDTDNDSRQIGGTLTWNAPTDESNVTSYAVYASTDGTTKGVQIGSDVLKGTNQLVIPQNTAYTTNMIVVAKNATGEAAQANYANIRVMDVAPTLTAPTLVAQSNANVDNDIEITFTDNEAWRNAVTDVQIDGQSVGTGNWTLSAGKLTLTTHKAGNKKIKVIATGYTDAIITQYIAFDNLSIDKSTVKVVPNDQLPNGEVLAAGHTSTVTITAKDKYDNPISNKQFKLDMNVTNKNSSTREAYTINNILLNGFQASYSARLGLDSTNDDGESSFEISIPNQVDAEDGFTIDIKDKDTNSQIGQRISFFD, encoded by the coding sequence ATGAAAAGTAAAAAACTAAAGAAAATTATAGCTATTGCTATAGTAAGTTCAATTACATCAACTCTTATGCCAGTAGCAGCATCTGCAGAATGGTTACAAAATTCAACTAGCAATTGGAGTTGGACAGAAAGTGGTGAAAAAACAACAGGGTGGAAACAAGTTGAAGGAACTTGGTATTATTTTGATAATAATGGAGATATGAAAACTGGTTGGGTTCAATCAGCTGATTCTAAATGGTATTATCTAAATTCTAATGGTGCAATGAAAACAGGATGGTTACAAGAATTAGATGGGAAATGGTATAAATTAGGATCTGATGGAGCAATGAGGACAGGTTGGGTTCAAGAATCAGATGGAAACTGGTATAAACTATCAACTAGCGGAGCAATGCAAACAGGTTGGATACAAGATTCAGATAATAAATGGTATTTTGCAAGTTCATCAGGAGAAATGCAAACAGGAGTAATTCAAGTAGATGGAAAGCCGTATGTACTCTCACAAACTGGAGATATGTTAGTTGGGACAAATGTCTCAACCGAAGGAAATATATATACAACAGATGCTAATGGTGTAATTATACAAGGAAATTCATCAAATAGAGGTATAGAATTTAATAAAAAAGGTGACCCTTTAGCACAAGGTCAAGGATCAGGTGATGGAAAACAATCTACAACAACATCAAATACACAATCAAGTAATACAGATACAACAACTACTAAAAATAACGATAATAACTCAAGACATCATAATTCATCAATTAACATAACAAAAATAAATGAATTAAATGATATTAATGTTGCTAACGGAACAGAATTAAGTAAAATTAATTTGCCAAGTAATGTTACTGTAAAATTAGATAATGATAAAGAAATTAGTGTGCCGGTAATCTGGAATGAAGGAAATTCAAATTATAACAAAAATATAAGTGGAACATATACATTTAGTGGAACGCTAAAATTACCAAGTGGAATAAAAAATTCTTCTAATTTAAAAGCGACTATAAATGTAAATGTAGGTGCAGCTGGAGTGACTAAGAAATCATTAGCGAGCATACGTTCATTGCCAGATGCAAATGTAAATAATGGAACATCATTACATGAACTTAGTTTACCAAGAAATGTACGTATAACATTAAGTGATAATACAACAACAAGTGCAGCAGTAACATGGGATGAAGGAACACCAACTTATGATGGAAGTGTATCAGGAACATATACGTTTATTGGGCAATTGGCATTGCCAGATGATATAACAAATCCTAATAATTTAACAGCAACTGTAAATGTTAATGTGGCGTCAGCTAATACTGGTGATAGAGAAGTGCTTAGAGTACGTCCAGTATCAGATATAAATGTAAATAATGGGATTTCATTAGAAGATCTAGACTTACCAAATAGAGTTCATTTAACATTAGGTGATAATACGACAACAAGTGCATCAGTAACATGGGATGAAGGAACACCAACATATGACGGAAGTGTAGCAGGAACATACATATTTAGTGGAGAATTAACATTACCAGAAGGAATAACAAATCCTAATAACTTAAAAGCAATTGCACAAGTAAATGTGGCATCTGCTGAAATGGAAAAATCAGTAATTGGTATAAATCCAATACAAGATGTAAATGTAAGTAATGGAACATCATTAGATGCAGCAAACTTACCAAGTGATGTTATTGTGAGATTAGATGATAATACAACAACAAGTGCAGCAGTAACATGGGATGAAGGAACACCAACATATGATGAAAGTGTAGCGGGAACATACATATTTAGTGGAGAATTAACACTGCCAGAAGGAATAACGAATCCTAATAATTTAAAAGCAATTGTACAAGTAAATGTAGCAGCTGCTGATACACAAAGATCTGTAGTAAGTGTGGATACAATACCAAATATAACTGTAAATAATGGAACATCATTAGATGCAGCAAACTTACCAAGTGATGTTATTGTGAGATTAGATGATAATACAACAACAAGTGCAGCGGTAACTTGGAATGAAGGAACACCAACATATGATGGAGAAGCAGCAGGAACATATAGATTTGATGGAACATTAACGTTGCCAGAAGGAATAACGAATCCTAATAATTTAAAAGCAACAGCAAATGTAATAGTAGCAAATCCGATGATAGCTACAGGAATGACAGTAATTGTTGAACCAAAAACAACTCCAGAAGATGGTAGATTAATGTTAACTGTAACTCCAGAAGCTGAAGATGCAAATCATAAAGTATACTACAGAATTTTAGATGGACAACCAACTCCAATGAATGTTGGAGCAGTAATAAATCCAACAGATTGGACAGAATTATCTGATACGCTTCCACATGAAATCAGTGCAGAAAATGGTATGTATGTAGAAGTAGTAGAAGTAACAACAGATGATAATAAAGTTACTAAATGGGGAAAATCATCAGAAACAAATGATGGATATGTTGCACCAACAGTACCAACAGCAAAAGTAAGTAACTTAGCATTTACAGATACTGATGTTAATGCAAATGAAATGGGTGGAACGCTAACATGGACAGCACCAACAGATGAATCAAATGTGACAAGCTATGCAGTTTATTCATCAACAGATGGAACTACAAAAGGTGAACAAATAGGAAGAGATGTAGCAGTAGGAACAAATCAATTAGTAATTCCAGCAGATACAGAATATACACCATATGTAATAGTAGTAGCAAAAAATGCAGTAGGTGAAGCAGAATGTGCTAATTACTCTAGTGTTAGAGTAACAGATGTTGCTCTAACAGCACCAACAGTGACTGTGTGGGACTTAACATTTACGGATGCTGATACTGATACAAACCAAATAGGTGGAATATTAAGATGGACAGAACCAACAGATGTATCAAATGTGACAAGTTATGCAGTTTATACATCAGTAGATGGAAGAACAAAAGGTGGGCAAATAGGAGAAGATGTCCCAGTAGGAACAAATCAATTAGTAATTCCAGAAAATACATTATATACACCACATATAATAGTAGTGACAAAAAATGCAGCGGGAGAATCAAGGTTCTTTACCGGTATATTAGTAAGGGATTTAGCACCAACAGTACCGACAGCAAAAGTAAGTAATTTAGCATTTACAGATACAGATAATGATTCAAGACAAATGGGTGGAACATTAACATGGAATGCACCAACAGATGAGTCAAATGTAACAGGATATGCAGTTTATGCATCAACAGATGGAACTACAAAAGGAGCACAAATAGGATCAGATGTATCAAAAGGAACAAACCAATTAGTAATTTCAGCAGATACAGAATATACACCATATATAATAGTGGTTGCAAAAAATGCAATTGGCGAAGCAGTATCATCTAATTATGCTAAAATTGGGGTAACGGATGTTATGCCGACAGCAGTAAAAGTTAGTAATGATTCAGTAACAGGAGCAACTGCTGGGGATGCAAAAATAACAGGCTTAATTTCAGGAAGAGCGTACAAAATAACAGATAATTCAACTGGAATATCGGAATATACAAAAGCAGATGGAACATTGACAGCAGATGTATCACAAGAATCAGCTTTAGGAGAAGGTATAACAGAAATAACTGGATTGACTAATGGAACGACTTATAAAGTAGAAGAGATAAAAGTAAATAGCGTAGCACAATTAAATGACATAACTGTAGTAAACGGAACTCAATTAGACTCATTGGAATTACCAAATAAAGTAAGTATAACATTAAGTGAGAATAGAGTAATAGATGCAGGAATAACATGGGATATAGCAAGTGCAAACTATTATGGAGATATAGATGGAACATATACATTTAATGGAACAATAGCATTACCTATAGGAGTGATAAATCCAAGTAATTTCAATACAAAAGTGAATGTAATAGTAAGTAAAAATATAACACTTAATAAAACTGCTACAGCAAATTCATGGAATCTTCAAGTTGAGGAAGCACCATCAAAGGCATTTGATGGATATACAAATACTAAGTGGTGTTCAACTAAACCAGGAGATAATTGGTTAGAATTAGATTTAGGTAAATCTTATGAAATAGGAAGATGGGTTGTAAAACATGCACATGCAGGAAACGAACCTGCTACTTGGAATACAAGCGACTTTAAATTACAAAAAAGAAGTGATGATGGATTAAGTTGGATAGATGTTGATAGTGTAACCGGTAATACAGCTGATATTACTGATAGAAATGTAAACCCATTCACTGCTAGATATGTGAGATTATATGTAACAAATCCAGTTCAACCTGGAGAATGGGCAGTAGCAAGAATAGATGAATTTGAATTGTACAAAGATCAAAATCCAACAGTACCAACAGTGAAAGTAAGTAATTTAGCATTTACAGACACAGATAATGATTCAAGACAAATAGGTGGAACATTAACATGGAATGCACCAACAGATGAGTCAAATGTAACAAGTTATGCAGTTTATGCATCAACAGATGGAACTACAAAAGGAGTACAAATAGGATCAGATGTATTAAAAGGAACAAATCAATTAGTAATTCCACAAAATACAGCATATACAACAAATATGATAGTGGTAGCAAAAAATGCAACTGGTGAAGCAGCACAAGCTAATTATGCTAATATTAGGGTAATGGATGTTGCACCAACATTAACGGCACCAACATTAGTAGCTCAAAGTAATGCAAATGTTGATAATGATATTGAGATTACATTCACAGATAATGAAGCATGGCGTAATGCGGTTACAGATGTACAAATAGATGGTCAGTCTGTCGGAACAGGAAACTGGACATTATCCGCAGGAAAATTAACTTTAACTACGCATAAAGCAGGAAATAAAAAAATTAAAGTCATTGCAACAGGATATACGGATGCAATAATTACACAATATATAGCTTTTGATAATTTAAGTATTGATAAAAGTACAGTGAAAGTTGTTCCAAATGATCAATTACCAAATGGCGAGGTATTAGCAGCAGGTCATACTTCAACTGTTACTATTACTGCAAAAGATAAATATGATAATCCAATATCAAATAAGCAATTTAAATTAGATATGAATGTTACAAATAAAAATTCTTCTACACGTGAAGCCTATACTATAAACAATATTTTATTAAATGGGTTTCAAGCTTCGTATTCCGCTAGACTTGGTTTAGACTCAACAAACGATGATGGTGAGTCAAGTTTTGAAATTTCTATACCTAATCAAGTTGATGCTGAGGATGGATTTACTATTGATATTAAGGATAAGGATACTAACTCTCAAATTGGTCAAAGAATAAGTTTTTTTGATTAA
- a CDS encoding MFS transporter, whose amino-acid sequence MNKICQSNYSKWMIFAVTSMANLVASFSINSLNLALPTLAKEFGVNQNSVSWLPLVYSLIPCCTLLILGRTAELYGYKRQFKIGFLFFGAVCLAAPLLSVNLGTLIFFRCLQGLGYSIMISITQAIVSRTFNSNERGKALGINSIFISIGLAAGPTIGGFLLTHFTWHSIFYFNVPLCLLGFISTCFVMPDDKADDFKNKHMDWIGAILFAISVGSFSIAINFSSNWGLKSFYFIGCMILTILGLYIFINHEKRIKIPLMFLQFFKNKTFSMANVVCMLSYLVQQLFIYLMPFYLIDILLMPSDASGLVMLASPLAMMIMSPIGGSMTDKHGTRLPSCIGLIFICISCLLMSSLKESSSYPIIIAILLGTGIGNGLSVSSINTAILNSVPRNHAGIASGMLATMRNLGQTLGVAFSSVILTSRQLVYTQNTTLNSNGTYLLAQRDTYYFGILILVIALILVFMLPHSEKNSAISK is encoded by the coding sequence ATGAATAAAATATGTCAAAGTAATTATAGTAAATGGATGATTTTCGCAGTTACGAGTATGGCAAACCTAGTAGCATCATTTTCTATAAACAGCTTGAATCTTGCTCTTCCAACTCTAGCAAAAGAATTTGGTGTAAATCAAAATAGTGTTAGCTGGCTGCCACTTGTATATTCACTTATACCATGCTGTACTCTACTCATTCTAGGACGTACAGCTGAACTTTATGGGTACAAGCGGCAATTTAAGATTGGTTTTTTATTTTTTGGTGCAGTGTGTTTAGCAGCTCCTTTATTATCAGTAAACTTAGGAACATTGATTTTTTTCCGCTGTTTGCAAGGATTAGGATATAGTATTATGATTTCTATTACCCAGGCAATAGTCAGCCGTACTTTTAATTCAAATGAACGTGGTAAGGCTCTAGGCATTAATTCCATATTTATTTCCATTGGACTCGCTGCTGGCCCTACAATTGGTGGTTTTCTATTAACTCATTTTACATGGCATTCTATTTTTTATTTTAATGTTCCGTTGTGTCTTTTAGGATTTATTTCAACTTGTTTTGTTATGCCTGATGATAAAGCAGATGATTTTAAAAATAAACATATGGATTGGATTGGTGCTATACTATTCGCAATATCAGTAGGTTCTTTTTCTATAGCTATTAATTTCAGCAGTAACTGGGGATTAAAATCCTTCTACTTTATAGGATGTATGATTTTAACCATATTGGGATTATATATATTCATCAATCATGAAAAACGCATAAAAATACCACTAATGTTTTTACAATTTTTTAAAAACAAAACATTTTCTATGGCAAATGTCGTATGTATGCTTTCATATTTAGTTCAACAGCTTTTTATTTATCTCATGCCATTTTATTTAATAGACATACTCTTAATGCCATCTGATGCATCTGGACTTGTCATGCTTGCTTCTCCACTTGCAATGATGATAATGTCACCTATTGGAGGAAGCATGACTGATAAACACGGAACACGTTTACCATCATGTATTGGATTAATCTTCATATGCATAAGCTGCCTTCTTATGAGCTCCTTAAAAGAATCTTCAAGTTACCCTATAATAATTGCTATACTTCTAGGCACGGGAATAGGAAATGGACTAAGTGTTTCTTCCATAAATACAGCAATTTTAAATTCAGTTCCAAGAAATCATGCTGGTATTGCTTCTGGTATGCTTGCAACTATGCGTAATCTTGGACAAACATTAGGAGTTGCATTCAGCAGTGTAATTCTAACTTCACGTCAACTAGTTTATACTCAAAACACTACTTTAAATAGTAATGGTACTTATCTTCTTGCACAAAGGGATACCTATTACTTTGGAATTCTAATTTTAGTAATAGCACTCATTTTAGTATTTATGCTTCCTCATTCTGAAAAAAATAGTGCTATCTCAAAATAA
- a CDS encoding YciI family protein: MFILNLTYIKPIIEVEKYLDTHISFLEKYYKEEKFICSGRKNPRTGGIILCNAQNIDEVNTIIKEDPFYKEKVATYEITEFIPTKYDDNFKSFC; encoded by the coding sequence ATGTTTATATTAAATCTTACATATATCAAACCTATTATCGAAGTAGAAAAATATTTAGATACTCATATAAGCTTCTTAGAAAAATACTATAAAGAAGAAAAATTTATTTGTTCAGGAAGAAAAAATCCACGTACAGGAGGAATCATCCTTTGTAACGCCCAAAATATTGATGAAGTTAATACTATAATAAAGGAAGATCCTTTTTACAAAGAAAAAGTTGCTACTTATGAAATTACAGAATTTATACCTACAAAATATGATGATAACTTTAAATCTTTTTGTTAA
- a CDS encoding methyl-accepting chemotaxis protein — protein sequence MISIKALEYLKGLAEIQADSISGGILYLFIKNDAVIWRKQSKDFKLNIFNIGDSVSVNGVTARAEKEKRTVIENVPRSLYGMRLRIIAEPMVDDSGEIVGVFSMVFPRIHPVGSAFKDFAPILASMFSEGVFIYTTDLEKIINIQSSKKFDIPELAFEAKFNEDFIAYKAIKEKKVISEKLHESKYGVETLMINSPLFDEETGTVVATLGLAVPKGTAANLRSMSENLDRGLTQVAAAIEELTASASTIHTNEQKLNDEINEIIILSEEINKISSYIKEIADKTKMLGLNAAIECARAGEAGKGFGVVANEIRKLSEQSKSTVPEINRLTDIIKQKVMEASEMSKSSLSSSEEQAAASEEITASVEEISTSAEELNNIAQNL from the coding sequence ATGATTTCTATAAAAGCATTAGAATATTTAAAAGGATTAGCTGAAATACAGGCAGATAGTATATCTGGAGGAATTTTATATTTATTTATCAAGAATGATGCAGTAATTTGGAGAAAACAATCAAAAGATTTTAAATTAAATATATTTAATATTGGTGATAGTGTAAGTGTCAATGGAGTAACAGCAAGAGCAGAAAAAGAGAAAAGAACAGTAATTGAAAATGTACCACGTTCTCTTTATGGAATGAGGCTTAGAATTATAGCAGAACCAATGGTTGATGATTCAGGAGAAATTGTTGGGGTATTTTCTATGGTATTTCCTAGAATTCATCCTGTAGGAAGTGCATTTAAAGATTTTGCACCGATATTAGCTTCAATGTTTTCGGAAGGTGTATTTATATATACTACTGATTTAGAAAAAATTATTAATATACAATCTTCAAAGAAATTTGATATACCTGAATTAGCTTTTGAAGCGAAATTTAATGAAGATTTTATTGCGTATAAGGCAATAAAAGAAAAAAAAGTTATTTCAGAGAAATTACATGAATCAAAATATGGAGTAGAAACTTTAATGATAAATTCACCATTATTTGATGAAGAGACAGGAACAGTTGTAGCTACCTTAGGATTAGCTGTACCAAAGGGAACTGCAGCAAATTTACGATCTATGTCAGAGAATCTTGATAGAGGGCTTACACAAGTAGCAGCAGCTATAGAAGAATTAACAGCATCAGCATCTACTATACATACCAACGAACAAAAACTTAATGATGAGATTAATGAAATAATTATTCTTTCAGAAGAAATTAATAAAATATCATCATATATAAAAGAAATTGCAGATAAAACAAAGATGCTTGGATTAAATGCAGCAATTGAATGTGCTAGAGCTGGAGAGGCAGGAAAGGGATTTGGTGTTGTTGCAAATGAAATAAGAAAATTATCAGAGCAATCCAAGAGTACAGTTCCAGAAATTAATAGATTAACTGATATTATTAAGCAAAAAGTAATGGAGGCAAGTGAAATGAGTAAAAGCTCATTGTCTTCAAGCGAAGAACAAGCAGCAGCTTCAGAAGAAATTACAGCAAGTGTAGAAGAAATATCAACATCAGCGGAAGAATTGAATAATATTGCACAAAATTTATAA
- a CDS encoding AEC family transporter, with translation MNLFLQMLNLQFAMFILIMIGIIAKKCKIVNGESQKSLSNLLIYFILPCNIIESFKGEITTDLISNSLSAFLISVVIQVASIFLGKLLFARFSDEMKPVMKYGLICSNSSFIGLPVINNIYDSIGVLYASIAQIPIRITMWTSGLSEFAGKVDENGKKQHAFTKETIKSLIIHPCIVAVFIGLLIMAFNIQLPNCIDRSIVFMSQCTIPVSMIVIGCILSECKVSQLFDKAILYFTFIRLLAFPLLVFVLLKLLKIDSLIIGVSVLLTGMPAGTTTAILADKYGCDAAFGSRVIFISTMFSIITIPILCALF, from the coding sequence ATGAATTTATTTTTACAGATGCTAAACTTACAATTTGCGATGTTCATTCTGATTATGATAGGTATAATTGCAAAGAAGTGTAAAATTGTTAATGGTGAATCACAAAAAAGCTTATCTAATTTATTAATTTATTTCATACTACCATGTAATATTATTGAATCATTCAAAGGAGAAATAACAACAGATTTAATTAGTAATTCTCTTTCAGCATTTTTAATTTCTGTTGTTATTCAAGTTGCTTCTATATTTTTAGGAAAACTTTTATTTGCACGTTTTTCAGACGAAATGAAACCTGTAATGAAATATGGACTTATATGCTCAAATTCTAGTTTTATTGGTTTACCAGTTATTAATAACATCTACGATTCAATTGGTGTTCTTTATGCGTCTATCGCTCAGATACCAATTAGAATTACTATGTGGACTTCTGGGTTAAGTGAATTTGCTGGCAAAGTGGATGAAAATGGTAAGAAGCAGCATGCTTTTACAAAGGAAACAATAAAAAGCTTAATTATACATCCGTGTATTGTTGCTGTATTCATAGGACTTTTAATTATGGCTTTTAATATACAGCTTCCTAATTGTATAGATAGAAGTATTGTTTTTATGAGTCAGTGTACAATTCCAGTATCTATGATAGTGATAGGATGCATATTGTCAGAGTGCAAAGTGAGCCAGCTTTTTGATAAAGCTATATTATATTTTACTTTTATTCGCTTGTTAGCGTTTCCTTTACTTGTTTTTGTTTTATTAAAGTTATTGAAAATAGATTCTCTTATAATAGGGGTATCTGTCTTGTTAACTGGAATGCCAGCAGGAACAACAACGGCAATACTTGCTGATAAATACGGTTGCGATGCTGCCTTCGGCTCAAGGGTTATATTTATTTCAACTATGTTTTCTATTATTACCATACCAATTTTATGTGCATTATTTTAA